The Mycolicibacterium doricum genome includes a region encoding these proteins:
- the meaB gene encoding methylmalonyl Co-A mutase-associated GTPase MeaB, translated as MPVPTVAELSAAIRSGDRSALAKGITLVESARADHRERAQELLLELMPQAGESMHVGITGVPGVGKSTAIEALGMYLVEQGHRVAVLAVDPSSTRTGGSILGDKTRMARLAVHPDAYIRPSPTSGTLGGVAKATRETIVLLEAAGYDVVLVETVGVGQSEVTVANMVDTFVFLTLARTGDQLQGIKKGVLELADIVVVNKADGEHATEAKSAARELTAALRLIYPRETLWRPPVLTMSALHDEGVRELWDKVLQHRDVLREAGQFESRRRTQQVEWTWSMVRDAVLDRVLTHPEVRRIRAEVERQVRDGELTPALAARQILDAAHWSGA; from the coding sequence ATGCCGGTTCCGACCGTCGCCGAGCTGTCCGCAGCGATCCGCAGCGGTGACCGGTCCGCACTGGCGAAGGGGATCACGCTTGTCGAGTCGGCCCGCGCCGACCACCGCGAGCGGGCGCAGGAGCTGCTGCTGGAGCTGATGCCGCAGGCGGGGGAATCGATGCACGTGGGCATCACCGGGGTGCCGGGCGTCGGGAAATCGACCGCGATCGAAGCGCTTGGCATGTACCTCGTCGAGCAGGGGCACCGGGTCGCGGTGCTGGCGGTGGATCCGTCGTCGACCCGGACGGGCGGCTCGATCCTCGGGGACAAGACGCGGATGGCCAGGCTCGCCGTACATCCCGACGCCTACATCCGCCCGTCACCCACCTCGGGCACTCTCGGCGGGGTGGCAAAGGCCACCCGCGAGACGATCGTGCTGCTCGAGGCAGCCGGATACGACGTGGTCCTGGTCGAGACCGTCGGCGTGGGACAGTCCGAGGTGACGGTGGCGAACATGGTCGACACGTTCGTGTTCCTGACGCTGGCCCGCACCGGTGACCAGCTGCAGGGCATCAAGAAGGGCGTGCTCGAACTCGCCGACATCGTCGTTGTGAACAAGGCCGACGGCGAGCACGCCACGGAGGCGAAGTCCGCGGCCCGTGAGCTGACCGCCGCATTGCGGCTGATCTATCCCCGCGAGACGCTGTGGCGCCCGCCGGTGCTGACGATGAGCGCACTGCACGACGAGGGGGTGCGTGAGCTGTGGGACAAGGTGCTCCAACATCGCGACGTGCTGCGCGAAGCGGGGCAGTTCGAGAGCCGTCGGCGTACGCAGCAGGTCGAGTGGACCTGGTCGATGGTCCGTGACGCGGTCCTCGACCGCGTGCTGACCCATCCCGAGGTGCGCCGAATCCGCGCCGAGGTGGAACGTCAGGTTCGCGACGGTGAACTTACCCCGGCGCTGGCCGCCCGCCAGATCCTCGACGCCGCTCACTGGTCCGGGGCCTGA